In Carassius carassius chromosome 7, fCarCar2.1, whole genome shotgun sequence, one genomic interval encodes:
- the fam114a1 gene encoding protein NOXP20 isoform X1, with translation MSQDETVEDLITKPPPSLQSTASDETVTVAADSTDEVLSISQLSLDTLTPDVTNAAAEEHSTTKGVKEMQDHPSEEKPEGQVTECVDSVSLDPDVTQEEAQGTEPLDESKSKGWSSWGSWGKSLLTTATSTVGQGLSSVKEKAGVALRIRQSSSCEEAEEAHEHSGAETAEHVQSEEVQRGVLSTISSAVQNTGKSVITGGLDALEFIGKKTMNVLAESDPGFKKTKILMQRTVSLSQMLKEAKEKERERLSSQMVTEPTAHYGILFDDYQGLPHLEALEILSNESEGRVQEFLSTLEEEDLEVMKKELIAIKEIFITHDEEEPDAASGENGELYSQIQCSTPLSADGEEFVSVLTELLFELHVAATPDKLNKARIKAHDWVREVEQSREDVENVTEELKEESSTPCPASEKEEKKEEEEEKKEKGEEGDNKENSAKDGNSDAVEKVYLSSVGSLAEVTARSIEQLHKVAELILHGQELEKPASQQASILVRLTSAMCKEVRCLARKFSDTLLAAGSQRKAEVVNPLVDSVMLEGCNSTTYIYNAFQLLLPVLQVSHIQTNRPVAKPAPEAASTE, from the exons ATGTCGCAAGATGAGACCGTGGAAGACCTCATTACAAAACCTCCCCCTTCCCTCCAGTCGACTGCCTCTGATGAAACTGTCACCGTAGCTGCAGACAGTACAGATGAAGTCCTCTCTATATCACAGCTCTCACTAGACACATTGACCCCTGACGTAACCAATGCGGCTGCAGAAGAGCACAGTACAACCAAAGGTGTTAAAGAGATGCAGGACCACCCATCAGAAGAAAAACCTGAGGGTCAGGTGACTGAATGTGTGGATTCGGTCAGCTTGGATCCAGATGTTACACAGGAAGAAGCACAGGGAACAGAG CCCCTGGATGAGTCTAAATCTAAAGGCTGGAGTAGTTGGGGCTCCTGGGGGAAGTCACTTCTGACCACAGCTACATCCACTGTGG GTCAAGGGTTAAGCTCCGTAAAAGAGAAAGCAGGTGTGGCATTACGAATCCGTCAGAGCTCATCATGTGAGGAGGCAGAAGAGGCTCATGAACATTCTGGGGCAGAGACGGCAGAACACGTTCAATCAGAGGAGGTGCAAAGAGGAGTCCTGTCAACCATCAGCAGCGCGGTTCAAAACACT GGAAAGTCAGTGATAACAGGAGGTCTTGATGCTTTGGAGTTCATTGGAAAGAAGACCATGAATGTCTTGGCAGAGAGTGACCcaggttttaaaaagaccaaaataCTGATGCAGAGAACTGTCTCTCTGTCCCAG ATGTTAAAAGAAGCGaaggaaaaggagagagagagactgagcagTCAAATGGTCACAGAACCAACCGCTCACTATGGGATCTTGTTTGATGATTACCAAGGCTTGCCTCATCTTGAGGCACTGGAGATACTCTCCAATGAGAGTGAAGGGAGG GTGCAGGAATTCTTGTCCACTTTGGAGGAGGAGGATTTGGAAGTTATGAAGAAGGAGCTGATAGCAATTAAAGAGATCTTCATCACTCATGACGAGGAGGAACCTGATGCTGCCTCAGGGGAAAACGGTGAACTTTATTCACAAATTCAGTGTTCCACTCCACTCT CTGCTGATGGAGAGGAGTTTGTCAGTGTTCTTACTGAGCTGCTCTTTGAGCTCCATGTTGCTGCAACTCCAGACAAACTGAACAAa GCCCGTATAAAAGCTCATGATTGGGTGCGAGAAGTGGAGCAATCCAGGGAAGATGTCGAGAATGTAACAGAAGAATTAAAAGAAGAGAGCTCCACCCCTTGCCCTGCTTCAGAaaaggaggaaaagaaagaagaagaagaagaaaagaaagagaagggAGAAGAGGGAGATAATAAGGAAAACAGTGCAAAGGACGGAAACTCAGATGCTGTTGAG AAAGTATATCTGTCATCAGTGGGCAGTCTTGCTGAGGTAACCGCTCGTAGTATAGAACAGCTTCACAAAGTGGCTGAGTTGATTTTACACGGACAAGAGCTGGAGAAGCCAGCCAGCCAACAGGCCAGTATACTGGTCAG GTTAACCAGTGCCATGTGTAAGGAGGTCAGATGCCTGGCCCGAAAGTTTTCAGACACATTACTGGCTGCAGGG AGTCAGAGAAAAGCAGAAGTAGTAAATCCTCTAGTGGACAGTGTGATGCTGGAG GGGTGTAATAGCACTACCTACATTTACAATGCATTCCAGCTGCTGTTGCCTGTTCTCCAGGTCTCGCATATCCAGACCAACAGACCCGTTGCTAAGCCAGCCCCAGAGGCAGCATCCACAGAGTAG
- the si:dkey-192k22.2 gene encoding uncharacterized protein si:dkey-192k22.2, whose translation MTRSGAFKLSILFFITFILCLPEFFPKISQIEFLCEPFDPCTPENDPQLCAPYDPPCVTEMINASSQHTRSEGWYLCKTEMDLQLFHNNTLQSEEHVMVLLTMKAGNLSGWNISDFVFLNNTDLYTAGPEDHQRLFYCYLPPDNSKCPDLNISMQEKNTSPPIQDTSILKNTSSANPTAFSLKTTTVSFQATANTDELKCQPTSSSFLFYYQENNETARSAALPVTQTRKDGRWCVITSVWLALVLTVIVVTLLSVGNLIFKSRRRQSRSVASVPVSAHRCQLKELSKQKENLMTHVPAVSIAMCSLSDGDVFSEKSSMGNRTEENLLKVADLTYKRSLSPIHEITETSLYEEEQNEDEKELIKAQKAQDHCEPPTYLHHRSNYSCSAHEEEREALP comes from the exons ATGACAAGATCAGGTGCCTTCAAACTCAGCATCCTCTTCTTTATCACCTTCATCCTGTGTCTACCAGAGTTTTTTCCAA aaatATCACAAATTGAGTTTCTCTGTGAGCCCTTTGACCCTTGCACACCTGAgaatgatccacagctgtgtgCTCCATATGACCCTCCATGTGTGACAGAAATGATAAATGCCAGCAGTCAACACACACGTTCTGAAGGCTGGTATCTGTGTAAGACCGAAATGGATCTGCAGCTTTTCCACAACAATACCTTACAGTCAG AAGAGCATGTGATGGTGCTACTGACAATGAAGGCAGGCAATCTCTCTGGATGGAACATTAGTGATTTTGTGTTTCTCaacaacactgatctatatactGCTGGACCCGAAGACCACCAGAGACTGTTTTATTGCTACCTCCCACCAGACAACAGCAAATGTCCAGATCTGAATATATCCATGCAAGAAAAAAACACCAGCCCTCCAATACAAGACACCTCCATTTTAAAAAACACTTCTTCTGCGAACCCAACTGCCTTTTCACTCAAAACAACTACAGTGTCTTTCCAAGCAACAGCtaatacagatgagctgaagtgtCAACCAACCAGCAGCAGTTTCCTCTTTTACTACCAGGAGAACAATGAAACAGCAAGATCTGCCGCATTACCAGTGACCCAAACAAGAAAAG ATGGCCGGTGGTGTGTGATTACTTCGGTGTGGTTGGCTCTGGTACTGACTGTGATTGTGGTTACCCTATTGAGTGTGGGCAACCTGATCTTTAAAAGCAGAAGAC GACAGTCCCGTTCGGTTGCATCTGTGCCAGTTTCAGCCCATAGATGTCAGCTCAAAGAGCTcagtaaacaaaaagaaaatt TAATGACGCATGTCCCTGCTGTGTCCATAGCAATGTGCAGCTTAAGTG ATGGTGATGTATTCTCTGAGAAATCTTCAATGGGGAACAGAACAGAAG AAAACCTTCTGAAGGTAGCTGACCTCACATACAAGAGAA GTTTGTCGCCAATCCATGAGATCACAG AGACCTCACTATATGAAGAAGAGCAAAATGAAGATGAGAAAG agttaataaaagcacaaaaagCACAGGACCACTGTGAACCACCAA cTTACCTGCATCATCGAAGCAACTATTCATGTTCTGCTCATGAAGAAGAAAGAGAGGCACTTCCTTAA
- the fam114a1 gene encoding protein NOXP20 isoform X2, with amino-acid sequence MSQDETVEDLITKPPPSLQSTASDETVTVAADSTDEVLSISQLSLDTLTPDVTNAAAEEHSTTKGVKEMQDHPSEEKPEGQVTECVDSVSLDPDVTQEEAQGTEPLDESKSKGWSSWGSWGKSLLTTATSTVGQGLSSVKEKAGVALRIRQSSSCEEAEEAHEHSGAETAEHVQSEEVQRGVLSTISSAVQNTGKSVITGGLDALEFIGKKTMNVLAESDPGFKKTKILMQRTVSLSQMLKEAKEKERERLSSQMVTEPTAHYGILFDDYQGLPHLEALEILSNESEGRVQEFLSTLEEEDLEVMKKELIAIKEIFITHDEEEPDAASGENAADGEEFVSVLTELLFELHVAATPDKLNKARIKAHDWVREVEQSREDVENVTEELKEESSTPCPASEKEEKKEEEEEKKEKGEEGDNKENSAKDGNSDAVEKVYLSSVGSLAEVTARSIEQLHKVAELILHGQELEKPASQQASILVRLTSAMCKEVRCLARKFSDTLLAAGSQRKAEVVNPLVDSVMLEGCNSTTYIYNAFQLLLPVLQVSHIQTNRPVAKPAPEAASTE; translated from the exons ATGTCGCAAGATGAGACCGTGGAAGACCTCATTACAAAACCTCCCCCTTCCCTCCAGTCGACTGCCTCTGATGAAACTGTCACCGTAGCTGCAGACAGTACAGATGAAGTCCTCTCTATATCACAGCTCTCACTAGACACATTGACCCCTGACGTAACCAATGCGGCTGCAGAAGAGCACAGTACAACCAAAGGTGTTAAAGAGATGCAGGACCACCCATCAGAAGAAAAACCTGAGGGTCAGGTGACTGAATGTGTGGATTCGGTCAGCTTGGATCCAGATGTTACACAGGAAGAAGCACAGGGAACAGAG CCCCTGGATGAGTCTAAATCTAAAGGCTGGAGTAGTTGGGGCTCCTGGGGGAAGTCACTTCTGACCACAGCTACATCCACTGTGG GTCAAGGGTTAAGCTCCGTAAAAGAGAAAGCAGGTGTGGCATTACGAATCCGTCAGAGCTCATCATGTGAGGAGGCAGAAGAGGCTCATGAACATTCTGGGGCAGAGACGGCAGAACACGTTCAATCAGAGGAGGTGCAAAGAGGAGTCCTGTCAACCATCAGCAGCGCGGTTCAAAACACT GGAAAGTCAGTGATAACAGGAGGTCTTGATGCTTTGGAGTTCATTGGAAAGAAGACCATGAATGTCTTGGCAGAGAGTGACCcaggttttaaaaagaccaaaataCTGATGCAGAGAACTGTCTCTCTGTCCCAG ATGTTAAAAGAAGCGaaggaaaaggagagagagagactgagcagTCAAATGGTCACAGAACCAACCGCTCACTATGGGATCTTGTTTGATGATTACCAAGGCTTGCCTCATCTTGAGGCACTGGAGATACTCTCCAATGAGAGTGAAGGGAGG GTGCAGGAATTCTTGTCCACTTTGGAGGAGGAGGATTTGGAAGTTATGAAGAAGGAGCTGATAGCAATTAAAGAGATCTTCATCACTCATGACGAGGAGGAACCTGATGCTGCCTCAGGGGAAAACG CTGCTGATGGAGAGGAGTTTGTCAGTGTTCTTACTGAGCTGCTCTTTGAGCTCCATGTTGCTGCAACTCCAGACAAACTGAACAAa GCCCGTATAAAAGCTCATGATTGGGTGCGAGAAGTGGAGCAATCCAGGGAAGATGTCGAGAATGTAACAGAAGAATTAAAAGAAGAGAGCTCCACCCCTTGCCCTGCTTCAGAaaaggaggaaaagaaagaagaagaagaagaaaagaaagagaagggAGAAGAGGGAGATAATAAGGAAAACAGTGCAAAGGACGGAAACTCAGATGCTGTTGAG AAAGTATATCTGTCATCAGTGGGCAGTCTTGCTGAGGTAACCGCTCGTAGTATAGAACAGCTTCACAAAGTGGCTGAGTTGATTTTACACGGACAAGAGCTGGAGAAGCCAGCCAGCCAACAGGCCAGTATACTGGTCAG GTTAACCAGTGCCATGTGTAAGGAGGTCAGATGCCTGGCCCGAAAGTTTTCAGACACATTACTGGCTGCAGGG AGTCAGAGAAAAGCAGAAGTAGTAAATCCTCTAGTGGACAGTGTGATGCTGGAG GGGTGTAATAGCACTACCTACATTTACAATGCATTCCAGCTGCTGTTGCCTGTTCTCCAGGTCTCGCATATCCAGACCAACAGACCCGTTGCTAAGCCAGCCCCAGAGGCAGCATCCACAGAGTAG